In Luteimonas viscosa, the genomic window ACCTCCGCGCCCTCGGGCACGGCCACCTCCGCCGCATCGCCCACCGCGGCGATGCGCCCGTCGCGCACCAGCACCGTGCCGCGTGCGATCGGCTCGGCGTCCGGTGCCGCCACGATGCGTGCGTTGACCACGGCCAGCTCGCCGGCAGACGCCATTGGCGCGCTGGTGCAGGCGAGCACGAGTGCGACGCCCAGCCACAGGATTCGGATCATCGTCATGCCTGCCTTCCCGGTCGAGTCGCCGATGATAGGTCCGCCCGCCTTGCGCGCCAACGCCGCCGACGGCTTTGCGGCGCTGCGACCGGCGTCCGGCACGATCCCGCGGTCAGCGCGCGCCCAGGGTCGCGATCGCACGGACCGGGAAGGTGCCCACCCCGGCGAAGCGCGGCGGCAGCGCGGTGAAGCGGAAGCCGTCGGGGGGCAACGCCGAGAGATTGCACAGGTGCTCGACGATCGGGATCCCGGCGCCGAGCAGGATCGAATGCGCGGGTCGCGCCCTGCCGCGGGTGTCGTCGATGTTCATCGAATCGATCCCCACCAGCGCCACGCCGCAGTCGCGCAGGTAGCCCGCCCCGTCTTCGGTCAGGAACGGATGCCCGGCCGCGTACTCCGGCGTTTCCCAGAACGCATCCCAGCCGGTCCGGAGCAGGACCGCGCGACCGCGCACCTCGAAGCCGCGCAACCGCGACACGTCGATCGCGATGCCCTGCCGGTGGTCGGCGTCGATCACCACGGCGTCGAGGTCGGCGAAGGCGGAGGCCGGCATCTGCGCCAGGTCCTTGCCGTCGGCGTAGCGATGGAAGGGGCAGTCGACGTAGGTGCCGGTGTTGGCCACCATGTCGATCCGCGCGATCTGGAACTCGGTCCCGGCCTCGTAATGTGCCCGCGATTGCTCGCGGCTCAGGTAGTCGCAGATCCTCGGCGCCGGCAGCCCCGGATAGGTCACGGTGCCGTCGCCGACGACGTGGCTCAGTTCCACGATCCCGCTCAGCCGTGGCTGCGGCTCGCGCTTGCGCTTGTGCGGCTCGTCGATGATCGACTTGTTCATGATCCGCACCGGGCCGGCCATCAGCAGGCGCAGGTCGCGCACGATGTAGTCGGCCAGGTCCCGGTCGTCGATCGCATCGCCCTCGATGTCGAGGCGGAACCCCTGCCCCTGCAGCCCGCCGCCGTTGGTGAACTCCAGTTCGAAGTCGAACTGCACGCGCTTGTGCGTCATCGCGACGCCCTCTGGCTGAAGGCCACGCTGCCCAGGATCAGCGCGCCGGCGAGCGCCATGCTCCAGGTCAGCGGTTCG contains:
- a CDS encoding cyclase family protein; the protein is MTHKRVQFDFELEFTNGGGLQGQGFRLDIEGDAIDDRDLADYIVRDLRLLMAGPVRIMNKSIIDEPHKRKREPQPRLSGIVELSHVVGDGTVTYPGLPAPRICDYLSREQSRAHYEAGTEFQIARIDMVANTGTYVDCPFHRYADGKDLAQMPASAFADLDAVVIDADHRQGIAIDVSRLRGFEVRGRAVLLRTGWDAFWETPEYAAGHPFLTEDGAGYLRDCGVALVGIDSMNIDDTRGRARPAHSILLGAGIPIVEHLCNLSALPPDGFRFTALPPRFAGVGTFPVRAIATLGAR